In Pirellulales bacterium, a single genomic region encodes these proteins:
- a CDS encoding DNA topoisomerase VI subunit B produces the protein MATKQRDISVSEFFAKNRHLLGFDNPRKALLTTVKEAVDNALDACEEAGILPEVWVHIQQTGENRFRVGVQDNGPGILKQQIPNVFGKLLYGSKFHRLRMSRGQQGIGISAAGMYGLLTTGKPVKIMSRVSKKKPAHYYEIAIDTKVNRPEILNGKGEGVDVPPGDAGQATMEKHGIEWIEVDHGTRVTIELEARYQRGRGSVDEYLEQTCIANPHVQLHYVDPENNSSDYSRSTEELPPEAKEILPHPYGIELGQLVTMLKDAKPMSVSQFLNTSFSRVSTSTAKRVCEAAKLSTRANVHRVGRHEGEALYKSLQETKIPPPSTDCVVPIGEQRLLKGLHQVVPGDFYVAVTRPPAVYRGNPFVIEAALAYGGANNATKITLEQLTEFLNESDARTLRQFLTSTFQGVGSEGANKILKEAEFGARQTPAKLKPKEIAKLHEALRNVNLDEGQTMSVLRYANRVPLQFQQAACAITQTVIGTGWRSYGLTQSRNSLPSGPVTIMVHMASVWVPFTSESKEAIAGYPEIQRELRLALQAIGRKLGMYMRRRLRVREAGERRNTFLKYLGEIAQAVGQIENYADNRTSSLYERLCEVAKTKTLHADMKVDRKGNFVAEDSDDEQDFGDNVLIIDRTPAPAETAADADPSEASKSRDAKKPRAAKK, from the coding sequence ATGGCCACCAAGCAGCGCGATATCTCCGTCAGCGAGTTCTTCGCCAAAAACCGCCACCTGCTCGGCTTCGACAACCCCCGCAAGGCGCTGCTCACCACCGTCAAGGAAGCAGTCGACAACGCGCTCGACGCCTGCGAAGAGGCCGGCATTTTGCCCGAGGTCTGGGTCCACATTCAGCAAACCGGCGAAAACCGCTTTCGCGTCGGCGTGCAAGACAACGGCCCCGGCATCCTCAAGCAGCAAATCCCCAACGTCTTTGGCAAACTGCTCTACGGGTCGAAGTTCCATCGCCTGCGCATGAGCCGCGGCCAGCAAGGCATCGGCATCAGCGCCGCCGGCATGTACGGCCTGCTCACCACCGGCAAGCCGGTCAAGATCATGTCGCGCGTGTCCAAGAAGAAACCCGCGCACTACTACGAGATCGCCATCGACACCAAGGTCAACCGCCCCGAGATCTTGAACGGCAAGGGCGAAGGGGTCGATGTGCCGCCGGGCGACGCCGGCCAGGCGACCATGGAAAAGCACGGCATCGAGTGGATCGAGGTCGATCACGGCACGCGCGTGACCATCGAGCTGGAGGCCCGTTACCAGCGCGGCCGCGGCAGCGTCGATGAATATCTGGAGCAGACCTGCATCGCCAATCCGCACGTGCAACTGCACTATGTCGATCCCGAAAACAACTCCAGCGATTACTCGCGTTCGACCGAAGAACTGCCCCCCGAGGCCAAGGAGATTTTGCCGCATCCCTACGGCATCGAGCTGGGCCAACTGGTCACCATGCTCAAAGACGCCAAGCCGATGTCGGTGTCGCAGTTTCTCAACACCTCGTTTTCGCGCGTCAGCACCAGCACCGCCAAGCGCGTCTGCGAAGCCGCCAAGCTCAGCACCCGGGCAAACGTCCATCGCGTGGGCCGCCACGAGGGAGAAGCACTCTACAAGTCGCTGCAAGAGACCAAAATCCCGCCGCCGTCCACCGATTGCGTGGTGCCGATCGGCGAGCAGCGCTTGCTCAAGGGACTGCATCAGGTGGTGCCGGGAGACTTCTACGTCGCCGTCACTCGGCCGCCGGCCGTCTATCGCGGCAACCCGTTCGTGATCGAGGCCGCGCTCGCCTACGGCGGCGCCAACAACGCCACCAAGATCACGCTCGAGCAACTCACCGAGTTCCTCAACGAGAGCGACGCCCGCACGCTGCGCCAGTTTTTGACCAGCACCTTTCAAGGGGTCGGCAGCGAAGGGGCGAACAAGATTCTCAAAGAGGCCGAGTTCGGCGCCCGCCAAACGCCTGCCAAACTCAAACCCAAAGAGATCGCCAAACTGCACGAGGCGCTGCGCAACGTCAATCTCGACGAAGGGCAGACCATGAGCGTGCTGCGCTACGCCAACCGCGTGCCGCTGCAATTTCAACAAGCCGCCTGCGCCATCACCCAAACCGTCATCGGCACCGGCTGGCGCTCCTACGGGCTAACCCAATCGCGCAACTCATTGCCCAGCGGCCCGGTGACCATCATGGTGCACATGGCCAGCGTGTGGGTGCCGTTCACCAGCGAGTCGAAGGAGGCCATCGCCGGCTATCCAGAGATTCAGCGCGAATTGCGGCTGGCGCTACAGGCCATCGGCCGCAAGCTCGGCATGTACATGCGGCGCCGCCTGCGGGTGCGCGAGGCGGGCGAGCGGCGCAACACGTTCCTCAAGTATCTCGGCGAAATCGCCCAGGCCGTCGGCCAAATCGAAAACTACGCCGACAATCGCACCTCGTCGCTTTACGAACGCCTGTGCGAAGTGGCCAAAACCAAAACGCTGCACGCCGAT